Proteins found in one Balneola sp. genomic segment:
- a CDS encoding alpha/beta fold hydrolase: MFRLPLFLLLIAFSSTMIHAQDVSCFDEYVESEELFRLEEITIRNGDVSLSAELYLPKSEGLYPALLLLPGGGNNVNNLRNVPIYLAKRAAACGIIALFYDKRGTGNSSGEYSETDFNDLISDAEAAVDFLASHKEVNNKQIGASGFSQGGRLIANLAVRNNSVSFIAGVSGPINRVGPNRYYAFKNSLDRTQLSDSVKSLILPYWEEHFNALEARDHERSLALDDEIREASTNIYRSLLPPYHADRDQNPIYNSMGLDLLSELKNLSIPWYSIYGEEDRIVPAKQSIENIKEAMELAKNENFTIELIPGVNHSLLNPGTQEQIPFEKKIFEWVLMVIQES; encoded by the coding sequence ATGTTTAGACTGCCACTTTTTCTTTTACTCATTGCTTTCTCAAGCACCATGATACATGCTCAGGATGTTAGCTGTTTTGACGAATATGTTGAATCTGAAGAGCTATTTCGACTAGAAGAAATTACCATTCGAAATGGAGATGTGAGCTTATCTGCTGAATTATATTTACCTAAATCAGAAGGGCTTTATCCAGCTCTTTTGTTACTCCCTGGAGGAGGCAATAATGTCAACAACTTAAGGAATGTACCCATTTACCTTGCAAAAAGAGCTGCGGCGTGCGGCATCATTGCTTTGTTTTATGATAAAAGAGGAACTGGTAATTCCTCAGGAGAATACTCAGAAACGGACTTTAATGACCTAATTTCAGATGCTGAAGCAGCCGTAGATTTTTTAGCCAGTCATAAGGAAGTAAACAATAAACAAATAGGTGCCAGTGGATTTAGCCAGGGAGGAAGGCTAATTGCTAATCTAGCGGTAAGAAATAATAGTGTTTCTTTTATAGCAGGGGTCTCAGGGCCAATTAACAGAGTAGGGCCCAATCGATATTATGCATTTAAAAACTCATTGGATCGAACACAACTAAGTGATTCTGTTAAGAGCCTGATCCTTCCTTATTGGGAAGAACACTTTAATGCTCTTGAGGCTAGAGATCATGAACGTTCTCTCGCTCTTGATGATGAAATAAGAGAAGCTTCGACAAATATATACCGGAGTTTATTACCACCATATCATGCTGATCGTGACCAAAATCCCATATACAATTCAATGGGACTAGATTTACTAAGCGAACTCAAAAATCTATCCATACCATGGTATAGTATTTATGGAGAAGAAGATAGAATAGTTCCTGCCAAGCAGAGTATTGAGAATATCAAAGAAGCTATGGAATTAGCTAAAAATGAGAACTTTACCATAGAACTAATACCTGGGGTGAACCACTCACTGTTAAATCCAGGCACCCAAGAGCAAATTCCATTTGAAAAGAAGATTTTTGAATGGGTATTGATGGTCATTCAGGAAAGCTGA